The Pseudomonas sp. R4-35-07 genome contains a region encoding:
- the hflK gene encoding protease modulator HflK, whose translation MSERDSPDSPWIQAGRLTFLALYAVTVLAALAWAFSNVRQIDPQNRAMVLHFGALDRIQNAGLLLAWPQPFEQVVLLPAADRVIERRVENLLRSEAAVQADRVASFATPLSDTLAGSGYLLTGDAGIVQLDVRVFYKVTEPYAFVLQGEHVLPALDRLVTRSAVALTAARDLDTILVARPELIGADNGAAERREKLRGDLVQGINKRLAQLTASGLGLGIEVTRVDVQSSLPGPAVNAFNAVLTASQQADKAVANARTDAEKLTQTANQEADRQVQVAHAQASERLANAQAQTAAVTSLAQVRDPGLLLRLYRERLPKILGQAGSVTTVDPKDDSRLIIQGAEQ comes from the coding sequence ATGAGTGAGCGTGACAGCCCGGACAGCCCCTGGATCCAGGCCGGGCGCCTGACGTTCCTGGCGCTGTACGCGGTCACCGTGTTGGCGGCGCTGGCCTGGGCGTTTTCCAATGTGCGCCAGATCGACCCGCAGAACCGCGCCATGGTGCTGCACTTCGGCGCCCTCGACCGGATTCAGAACGCCGGGCTGCTGCTGGCCTGGCCGCAACCGTTCGAGCAGGTGGTGTTGTTGCCGGCGGCAGACCGGGTGATCGAGCGTCGGGTGGAGAACCTGTTGCGTTCTGAGGCGGCCGTGCAGGCTGACCGCGTGGCCAGTTTCGCCACACCCCTGAGCGATACGCTGGCCGGTTCCGGCTATTTGCTGACCGGCGATGCCGGGATCGTGCAGCTGGATGTGCGGGTGTTCTACAAGGTCACCGAGCCCTACGCCTTTGTGTTGCAGGGCGAGCATGTGCTGCCGGCGTTGGACCGCCTGGTGACCCGCAGCGCGGTGGCCCTGACGGCGGCGCGCGACCTGGACACCATCCTGGTCGCGCGCCCCGAGCTGATCGGCGCCGACAACGGCGCCGCCGAGCGCCGCGAAAAACTGCGCGGCGACTTGGTGCAAGGCATCAATAAGCGCTTGGCGCAGTTGACTGCCAGCGGGTTGGGCCTGGGCATCGAAGTGACACGGGTCGATGTGCAATCGAGCCTGCCGGGCCCGGCGGTGAACGCGTTCAATGCGGTACTCACCGCCAGCCAGCAAGCCGACAAGGCGGTGGCCAACGCGCGTACCGATGCGGAAAAACTCACCCAGACCGCCAACCAGGAGGCTGACCGCCAGGTGCAAGTCGCCCATGCCCAAGCCAGTGAACGCCTGGCCAATGCCCAGGCGCAGACCGCTGCCGTCACCAGCCTGGCGCAAGTCCGAGACCCGGGCCTGTTGCTGCGCCTGTACCGCGAGCGCCTGCCGAAGATTCTGGGCCAGGCCGGCTCCGTCACCACGGTCGATCCTAAAGACGACTCCCGTTTGATCATTCAGGGAGCCGAACAATGA
- a CDS encoding DNA-binding domain-containing protein codes for MRLIDWQRAFEAHLLSETCTADSGFAATLLGGPTLDVDTGLAIYHNAYLSRLQDVLRHDFAAIRYWLGDDEFAALSQAYIRRYPSAHYSLRWLGERFAGFILEHLMAEQSVPLAELARLEWAFTLAFDAPAGEPLTLDHMAQLAPEDWPALRVSLVPSVQQLTCRFNTLGIWRANKDESDFPGSQALDLAQVCLVWRHQNLCRYRSLEPAEAHALIGMTASSWNFSELCVELAVTYEEGAPLQAATWLKQWIQDGLLERRA; via the coding sequence ATGCGCTTGATCGATTGGCAACGGGCGTTCGAGGCACATCTGCTGTCTGAAACCTGCACCGCCGACAGTGGCTTTGCCGCCACCTTGCTTGGCGGGCCGACGCTGGATGTGGACACGGGCCTGGCGATTTATCACAACGCCTACCTGTCCCGATTGCAGGACGTATTACGTCACGACTTTGCCGCCATCCGGTATTGGCTGGGCGATGATGAGTTTGCCGCGCTGAGCCAAGCGTATATTCGTCGTTATCCCTCGGCCCATTACAGCCTGCGGTGGCTGGGTGAGCGTTTTGCAGGGTTTATTCTTGAGCACCTGATGGCCGAACAAAGTGTCCCGCTGGCGGAACTGGCGCGGCTGGAGTGGGCATTCACCCTGGCATTCGACGCGCCTGCGGGCGAGCCGCTGACCCTCGACCATATGGCGCAACTGGCGCCTGAAGACTGGCCGGCATTGCGCGTATCGCTGGTGCCTTCAGTGCAGCAGCTAACGTGCCGTTTCAACACGCTGGGCATCTGGCGGGCCAATAAGGATGAATCGGACTTTCCCGGCAGCCAGGCGCTGGACCTGGCGCAGGTCTGCCTGGTGTGGCGCCATCAGAACCTGTGTCGTTATCGCAGTCTCGAGCCCGCCGAAGCCCACGCCCTGATAGGCATGACCGCCAGCAGCTGGAACTTTTCAGAACTGTGCGTCGAGTTGGCAGTCACTTATGAAGAGGGTGCGCCACTGCAAGCGGCCACATGGTTGAAACAGTGGATCCAGGACGGGTTGCTCGAGCGTCGGGCTTAA
- the cfaB gene encoding C17 cyclopropane fatty acid synthase CfaB, translating to MLAQLPPALQNLQLPLRLRLWDGHEFNLGPEPSVTIVVKDPTVVSQLTHPTLDALGEAFVEGKLELEGSIAEVIRVCDELSHALIEDDDGPRPVRSIHDKATDAAAISYHYDLSNEFYQLWLDQDMVYSCGYFETGSESIDQAQQDKFRHLCRKLRLQPGEYLLDVGCGWGGLARFAAREFGVKVFGITLSKEQLALAQERVKAEGLEDQVDLQLLDYRDLPQDGRFDKVVSVGMFEHVGHANLAQYCQILHGAVREGGLVMNHGITAKHTDGRPVGRGAGDFIERYVFPNGELPHLAMMTAEISEVGLEVVDVESLRLHYARTLDHWSERLEDNLEAAAKMVPEHALRIWRLYLAGCAYAFARGWINLHQILAVKPHADGSHELPWTREDIYR from the coding sequence ATGCTCGCGCAACTTCCACCGGCCTTACAGAATCTTCAGCTACCGCTGCGTCTTCGACTCTGGGACGGCCATGAATTCAACCTGGGCCCCGAGCCCAGTGTGACCATCGTGGTCAAGGACCCTACGGTCGTCTCACAACTGACCCATCCCACGCTCGACGCCCTGGGCGAAGCCTTCGTCGAGGGCAAACTGGAGCTGGAAGGCTCCATCGCCGAGGTGATCAGGGTATGTGACGAGTTGAGTCACGCCTTGATCGAAGACGACGATGGCCCTCGGCCGGTGCGCTCGATCCACGACAAGGCGACCGACGCGGCGGCCATTTCCTACCATTACGACCTGTCCAACGAGTTCTACCAGCTATGGCTGGACCAGGACATGGTGTATTCCTGCGGTTATTTCGAAACCGGCAGCGAGTCCATCGACCAGGCCCAACAAGACAAATTCCGCCATCTGTGCCGCAAATTGCGGCTGCAGCCGGGTGAGTATCTGCTCGATGTGGGATGTGGATGGGGCGGGCTGGCGCGGTTTGCGGCGCGGGAATTCGGGGTCAAGGTGTTTGGGATTACCTTGAGCAAGGAACAACTGGCCCTGGCCCAGGAGCGGGTGAAGGCCGAAGGCCTGGAGGACCAGGTCGACCTGCAGCTGCTCGACTACCGCGACCTGCCTCAGGACGGCCGTTTCGACAAAGTGGTGAGCGTGGGCATGTTCGAACATGTCGGCCACGCCAACCTGGCGCAATACTGTCAGATTCTGCACGGCGCCGTGCGTGAGGGCGGTCTGGTGATGAACCATGGCATTACTGCCAAACACACCGACGGCCGTCCCGTGGGCCGTGGCGCCGGGGACTTTATCGAGCGCTACGTGTTCCCCAACGGCGAGCTGCCGCACCTGGCGATGATGACGGCCGAAATCAGCGAAGTCGGGCTGGAAGTGGTGGACGTCGAAAGCCTGCGCCTGCACTACGCCCGTACGCTGGACCATTGGAGCGAGCGCCTGGAGGACAACCTCGAAGCAGCGGCGAAGATGGTGCCGGAGCACGCCTTGCGTATCTGGCGCCTGTACCTGGCGGGTTGCGCCTATGCCTTTGCGCGGGGTTGGATCAACCTGCATCAGATCCTGGCGGTAAAACCCCATGCCGATGGCAGCCATGAACTGCCGTGGACGCGGGAGGATATCTACCGCTGA
- a CDS encoding DUF692 domain-containing protein, with protein sequence MTRSLPSLGYGLGLRHEYYEQILAQSPAVDWFEVISENYLVQGGKALYYLDAIAERYPLVMHGVSLSIGGPHAIDTAYLKQIKALAERIQPAWISDHLCWSRGSAHQLHDLLPLPYTEESLYHVAGRVLQVQDVLQRPLVLENVSSYVRSKADEFTEWQFLNALAHLTGCQLLLDVNNVYVSSRNHGFDAWTFIRNLPPESIRQLHLAGHRDYGDYVVDTHDQPVCDPVWALYQRTLEHLGPVSTLLERDDHFPPFEVLLAELNKARELGATALARRSLCA encoded by the coding sequence ATGACCCGTTCTCTTCCCTCCCTGGGTTACGGCCTGGGTTTGCGTCACGAATACTATGAACAGATCCTTGCCCAATCCCCTGCAGTGGATTGGTTCGAAGTGATCTCCGAGAATTATCTGGTGCAGGGCGGCAAGGCCTTGTATTACCTGGACGCCATAGCCGAACGCTACCCCTTGGTGATGCACGGCGTGTCGTTATCGATCGGCGGGCCCCATGCCATCGACACCGCTTATCTCAAGCAGATAAAGGCCCTGGCCGAGCGCATCCAGCCAGCCTGGATTTCCGATCACCTGTGCTGGAGCCGTGGCAGCGCACACCAGTTGCATGACCTGCTGCCCCTGCCGTACACCGAAGAAAGCCTGTACCACGTGGCCGGTCGCGTGCTTCAGGTGCAGGACGTGTTGCAACGCCCGCTGGTGCTGGAAAACGTCTCCAGCTATGTGCGCTCCAAGGCCGATGAATTCACTGAGTGGCAATTTCTCAATGCCCTGGCGCATCTGACCGGATGCCAATTGCTGCTGGACGTGAACAATGTGTACGTCAGCTCGCGTAATCACGGATTCGATGCCTGGACGTTCATTCGCAACCTGCCGCCTGAAAGCATTCGCCAGCTGCATCTGGCGGGGCATAGGGACTACGGCGACTACGTGGTCGATACCCACGATCAGCCGGTGTGCGATCCGGTGTGGGCGCTCTATCAGCGCACGCTGGAACATCTGGGGCCGGTCTCGACGCTGTTGGAGCGCGACGATCATTTCCCGCCGTTCGAAGTGCTGCTGGCTGAATTGAACAAGGCCCGGGAACTGGGTGCCACTGCGTTGGCCAGGCGGTCGCTATGCGCTTGA
- a CDS encoding cation-translocating P-type ATPase: protein MSAPMLTSAEQRSAARQLTLAMLALGLLVLGLVWRWLAADQSGVSQLLLGVASLLVAVPVMRSAWYSLRYPSLHGITDQLIALAMIGAWATGDLLTAALLPIIMIFGHVLEERSVIGSQEAIHALGKLTRSHARRVQADGSIVEVDNGTLNTGDVVEVRAGDRVPADGVVLSGQASLDTAPITGESVPLEASVGVQVFGGAINLDGLLRLEVTRTGNESTLGKVIALMQNAERSKPPITRLLERYAGSYMVLVLLLAAVTWFVTNDAQAMLAVLVAACPCALVLSAPATAIAGIAVAARHGILIRSSAFLEELADLTSLVIDKTGTLTFGTLRLQSIETVSTDRQALLNLAASLGAASSHPVSRALAGLATQQQRVVLTDIRERQGLGVVAHTEQGEAALGRPELFEQLAIATTAVPNHDGPIAGLALNGQFLAWLLLADSVKPEARQALQELRELGLGRQLLLTGDRQSVADSLAVNVGIAEVQAQALPEDKLNRVLGEIGSGFRPMVVGDGINDSLALKAGVVGVAMGAGGADIALASADVVLIGSDLRRLGTCVRLSRQCRHTLQVNVIIGLGWTLAIVVFAAFGWLGAAGAMIAAVLHNLSTLLVLGNAGRLLRFQEPLLKLDE, encoded by the coding sequence ATGAGCGCACCCATGCTGACCTCCGCCGAGCAGCGCAGCGCCGCCCGGCAATTGACCCTGGCCATGCTGGCCTTGGGTTTACTCGTATTAGGCCTGGTATGGCGCTGGCTGGCGGCGGACCAGAGCGGGGTCAGCCAACTGCTGCTCGGTGTGGCCTCGCTGCTGGTGGCCGTGCCGGTGATGCGTTCGGCCTGGTACAGCCTGCGCTATCCCAGCCTGCATGGCATCACTGACCAATTGATCGCGCTGGCGATGATCGGCGCCTGGGCCACTGGCGATCTGCTGACCGCAGCGCTGCTGCCGATCATCATGATTTTCGGGCATGTGCTTGAAGAGCGCAGCGTGATCGGTTCCCAGGAAGCGATCCACGCGCTGGGTAAACTCACGCGCAGCCATGCGCGCCGGGTGCAGGCTGACGGCAGCATTGTGGAAGTGGATAACGGCACGCTGAACACCGGCGATGTGGTCGAAGTGCGCGCCGGCGACCGCGTGCCGGCCGACGGCGTGGTGCTGTCGGGCCAGGCCAGCCTGGACACCGCGCCGATCACCGGTGAATCGGTACCGTTGGAAGCCAGCGTGGGCGTGCAGGTGTTTGGCGGGGCGATCAACCTGGACGGCCTGCTGCGCCTTGAAGTGACGCGCACGGGCAATGAGTCGACCCTGGGCAAAGTGATTGCGCTGATGCAGAACGCCGAACGTTCCAAGCCACCGATCACCCGGTTGCTGGAGCGTTATGCCGGTAGCTACATGGTGTTGGTGCTGTTGTTGGCGGCGGTCACCTGGTTCGTCACCAACGACGCCCAGGCGATGCTGGCCGTGCTGGTGGCGGCGTGCCCGTGTGCGTTGGTGTTGTCGGCGCCGGCTACCGCAATCGCCGGGATCGCGGTCGCTGCACGGCACGGCATTCTGATTCGCAGCTCGGCGTTTCTGGAAGAGCTGGCGGACCTCACTTCACTGGTTATCGACAAGACCGGTACCTTGACCTTCGGCACCTTGCGCCTGCAGTCCATCGAAACCGTGTCTACCGATCGCCAGGCCTTGCTCAACCTGGCGGCCAGCCTCGGTGCGGCCAGCAGCCATCCGGTCAGCCGTGCATTGGCGGGGTTGGCGACACAGCAACAGCGCGTGGTGCTGACCGATATTCGCGAGCGCCAGGGACTCGGTGTCGTTGCGCACACTGAACAGGGCGAAGCGGCGCTGGGCCGTCCCGAACTGTTCGAGCAGCTGGCTATCGCCACGACCGCCGTGCCCAACCATGACGGCCCGATTGCCGGGCTGGCGCTGAACGGACAGTTCCTGGCCTGGCTGCTGCTGGCCGATAGCGTCAAACCCGAGGCGCGCCAGGCCCTGCAGGAACTGCGCGAGCTGGGGCTGGGTCGCCAGTTGCTGCTCACCGGCGACCGCCAGAGCGTGGCCGACAGCCTGGCCGTGAATGTGGGCATCGCTGAGGTCCAGGCCCAAGCGCTGCCGGAAGACAAACTCAACCGTGTGCTGGGGGAGATCGGCAGCGGTTTCCGGCCGATGGTGGTGGGGGATGGCATCAACGACTCCCTTGCCCTCAAAGCCGGTGTGGTCGGCGTGGCGATGGGCGCGGGCGGTGCCGATATCGCGCTGGCCTCGGCAGACGTGGTGTTGATCGGCAGCGACCTGCGCCGCCTGGGCACCTGCGTGCGCTTGAGCCGCCAGTGCCGGCACACCTTGCAGGTGAATGTGATCATCGGCCTGGGCTGGACGCTGGCCATCGTGGTGTTCGCCGCCTTCGGCTGGCTGGGCGCCGCCGGAGCCATGATCGCAGCGGTGTTGCATAACCTCAGCACCTTGCTGGTACTGGGTAACGCCGGGCGATTGCTGCGTTTTCAGGAGCCGCTGTTGAAGCTTGACGAATAA